The DNA region CACTTACTTTTTCTTCTTCCATTTTAGCACCTCCCGAGTATGGCGAATAAGAATAAACACTTTTTGACTTTAAACTCCATAACAGTTTCCTCTGTAGGCGCAAACACGAGTTTGCTGCCTACTTTTATTTTAGCTTGATTGAAGGGGATAAACCAAAAACTGAGGCTTTTTCCAAGGTATATGTTAATTCTCTTCACATAATACCCGTCCTCTGTGTATTGAATGTCCTCTGGAAGCCCAGCTCCAAAGTCCTTCCACTTCATCTCTACCGCGTATAGGCCGCTGCCGTTAGCTTTAAGAACCTCGACTATTTCGCTCCGCTGAACGCTGTGAATATAGGATATGGTTACTGTTTTTTCCCCTAAAAGATAAGTATGAGATGAATCTCCATTACTAATGATGAGTACATTAAATGGAAGAATCATAATTATCAGCAGTGTAAAAAAGAAAAAAATGAGATATTTACTCAAAGGCTTCACCCTTTGAGCTCGCTTGGAATGCTTAAGCCTTTTTCTTCGTAGTATTTAATTGCTCCGGGGTGGAGCGGAATGCTCATACCGTCTAATGCTGTGTCAAGGCTTATTGCTTGAGCTTTTTGGTGAACGGCTCTTAAGTCTTCAACTTGCTCAAAGAGTATCTTTGTCATCTCGTAAACGACATCCTCTGGCAAGTCAGCGCTTACAGCCAGCATAGCTTTAACGGCGACTGTTGGTGTGTCTTCCTCCACACCATTGTAGGTGCCCTTTGGAACTATTTGCCTAACATAGAATATGTAGCCCTCATCTTTGAGCTTGTTTAATATGTCATCTGAGATTGGGAGAACCC from Palaeococcus pacificus DY20341 includes:
- a CDS encoding DUF1850 domain-containing protein, with the protein product MILPFNVLIISNGDSSHTYLLGEKTVTISYIHSVQRSEIVEVLKANGSGLYAVEMKWKDFGAGLPEDIQYTEDGYYVKRINIYLGKSLSFWFIPFNQAKIKVGSKLVFAPTEETVMEFKVKKCLFLFAILGRC